The Syntrophorhabdales bacterium genome contains the following window.
GCTTTTTACGGCATTGATGAGCAAGGGATACTTCTCCGGATAATCGAGGCCCAGTCCGTAGTAAACCACCTGCGTCAGAAAGCTTGCAAGTTTAGATTGCGTATCGAGGCGCAACCGGAAACTTCCCACGAGATATGCTTTGGCTCGTCTGAGTTCCTCTTCGGAGACCGATTCTTTCTGGATCAGTTCCATTTCCCTACGCGCCAGCGCAATGGCATCGCGCGCAGACGAGTTCTTGGTCTGCATCACCACCTGAAACGAGCCCTGGTACTTTTCGGCATCGAAAAAGCTTGCGACCGAGTAGGCCAAGCCCTTCTTGACACGTATCTCCTCCATAAGGCGCGATCCGAAACCTCCACCTCCGAGGATATAATTCATGACGGAGAGGCTGTAGTAATCGGGAGCATCCCGCCTGACGCCTATATTCCCGAGAACAATGTTGGCCTGAGTGATCTGCCGGTTTACGGTTATTAGTTGGGGTCCCTTTGCATACGTGGCATTGAAAGGTGCCGGACTCGTGTTGGCGCCTGGCCATTTCGCAAGCGAGGGTATAAGCTTTGTCCGTACCTCTTCAGCCGTGATGTCTCCAACGATTGCGAGGATGGCGCCATGAGGATGATAGAAGCTCCTGTAGAACTGCAGGGCGTCCTCCCGGGAGAGCTTTGTTACAGATTCCCGGGTGCCCTCAACCGGTTGCCCGTAAGGACTCTGCGGAAATAACGTCTTCCGGAACGTTTTCTCCGCTAGCGCCATAGGCTGTTCGTCTGAGGATTGAATAGAACCAAGTATCTTTCTGGTCTCCTTACGGATC
Protein-coding sequences here:
- a CDS encoding pitrilysin family protein, whose protein sequence is MMAGKVKGCLRACFGKRGLLLVVLFAGLSFTPPVWAGSTPPVQRIVLPNELVVLVCEEHSLPLVVFQLLVDAGSRLDPVGKEGLANLTAHGLLLGTSTQNVTAINEALDFMGASLNSSAGRDFSVVGLQVLKKDLEKGFAFLMDTLTSPVFPEDEIRKETRKILGSIQSSDEQPMALAEKTFRKTLFPQSPYGQPVEGTRESVTKLSREDALQFYRSFYHPHGAILAIVGDITAEEVRTKLIPSLAKWPGANTSPAPFNATYAKGPQLITVNRQITQANIVLGNIGVRRDAPDYYSLSVMNYILGGGGFGSRLMEEIRVKKGLAYSVASFFDAEKYQGSFQVVMQTKNSSARDAIALARREMELIQKESVSEEELRRAKAYLVGSFRLRLDTQSKLASFLTQVVYYGLGLDYPEKYPLLINAVKSEDVLRVGKEHLHPEATILVVVGNLKEAQMEPPSTSR